In a single window of the Arachis hypogaea cultivar Tifrunner chromosome 6, arahy.Tifrunner.gnm2.J5K5, whole genome shotgun sequence genome:
- the LOC112697449 gene encoding uncharacterized protein, which translates to MDSQIQKPFKVYLVSSPESPEFTLLARSLTQSSLVGLDAEWKPVRTYQSSFPDVSLLQIACQLGGDSEPVSAVFLLDLLSIPLSSLWKPLREMLESPETLKLGFRFKQDLIYLSSTFCSHGCDPGFDKVEPYLDITSLYNLLYLKKHGRNAPKQTKSLSNICMEVLGFPLSKELQCSDWSCRPLTEEQITYAAMDAHCLVEIFNVFNSKVANTGDFLLKTTTLSNTMENVGLKELFAKHDLNDNALGMQFCEALSIVRSTIGSAAGQVIPSAERTIQRLPCSVNVPSDEFSKIVKKYGDRILLKESDRRPKTSKKKAKKRSSTNGISNVKHLEKFDDWQGIPPWDPSVGGDGYPKFLCDVMVEGLAKHLRCVGMDAAIPYSRKPEQRELIEQARREKRVLLTRDAKLLRYEYLINNQIYKVKSLLKNEQLLEVIEAFQLKISEDQLMSRCTKCNGRFIQKPLSTEEAIEAAKGFQKIPNCLFNKNIEFWQCMDCHQLYWEGTQYHNAIQKFIDVCKLSD; encoded by the exons ATGGACTCCCAAATCCAGAAGCCTTTCAAAGTATACCTAGTTTCCTCCCCCGAGTCGCCCGAGTTCACCCTCCTCGCTCGGTCCCTGACTCAGTCCTCGCTCGTCGGGCTCGACGCCGAGTGGAAGCCTGTCCGAACATACCAGTCTTCGTTCCCCGACGTGTCGCTGCTCCAAATCGCCTGCCAACTCGGCGGCGACTCGGAACCTGTCTCGGCCGTGTTCCTCCTCGACCTTCTTTCCATCCCTCTCTCCTCGCTATGGAAGCCACTCCGAGAAATGCTGGAATCCCCCGAGACCTTGAAACTTGGTTTCAGATTCAAGCAAGATTTGATATATCTGTCTTCTACTTTCTGTTCCCATGGCTGCGACCCTGGTTTCGATAAG GTGGAGCCATATTTGGATATCACGAGTCTGTATAATCTTCTGTATCTAAAGAAGCATGGACGGAATGCACCGAAGCAGACTAAAAGTTTGTCGAATATATGCATGGAAGTCCTGGGTTTTCCTCTCTCAAAG GAACTCCAATGTAGTGATTGGTCATGTCGTCCTCTTACAGAAGAGCAGATAACATATGCAGCTATGGATGCTCATTGCTTGGTTGAAATATTTAACGTCTTCAATTCAAAAGTTGCCAATACAG GAGATTTTCTTCTCAAGACAACCACATTGTCTAACACAATGGAAAATGTTGGGTTGAAAGAGCTTTTTGCAAAGCATGATTTGAATGATAATGCCCTGGGAATGCAATTTTGTGAAGCCTTATCAATTGTTCGATCGACTATTGGTTCTGCTGCTGGTCAGGTGATACCTTCAGCTGAAAGAACAATTCAAAGGTTACCATGTTCGGTTAATGTACCTTCAGATGAATTTTCGAAGATTGTGAAAAAATATGGTGACAGAATTTTGTTAAAGGAGTCTGACAGAAGACCCAAAACctcaaaaaagaaagcaaaaaagcGGTCATCAACTAATGGCATTAGCAATGTAAAGCATTTGGAAAAATTTGATGACTGGCAAGGTATCCCACCTTGGGATCCATCAGTAGGAGGGGATGGATATCCAAAGTTCCTTTGTGATGTTATG GTTGAAGGCTTGGCCAAACATTTACGATGTGTTGGGATGGATGCTGCAATTCCTTATTCAAGGAAGCCTGAACAAAG GGAGTTGATAGAGCAAGCCCGCAGAGAGAAGAGAGTACTTTTGACTCGAGATGCGAAGTTGCTAAGATAtgaatatctaataaataaccaAATATATAAAGTGAAGAGTCTTCTGAAAAATGAACAGCTACTTGAG GTCATTGAAGCCTTTCAGCTAAAAATTAGTGAGGATCAGCTGATGTCAAGATGTACAAAATGCAATGGGAGATTTATACAAAAGCCACTGTCTACTGAAGAGGCTATTGAAGCTGCAAAGGGTTTTCAGAAAATTCCAAATTGCTTATTTAACAAGAATATAGAGTTCTGGCAGTGCATGGACTGTCACCAACTTTATTGGGAG GGAACCCAATACCACAATGCAATACAGAAGTTCATTGATGTCTGCAAGCTGAGTGATTAA